Sequence from the Cyanobacteriota bacterium genome:
GACTGGATTACTAGCCGCAGAGATGGAAGCCAAATTGTGATGGAAGGAGTTCATCCTCGTGTTTGGCTAAACCCCTTTCATCCCCAAGTACAGCAGTTTATAGTGGCTGCGATCGCTGAACTAGTTACCAACTATGACATAGATGGCATTCAGCTAGATGATCACTTTGGCCTGCCTGTAGACCTTGGCTACGACCCATTTACCGTTGCACTCTATCGCCAAGAGCACGGGGGCCAATCTCCACCCAGTAATAGTCAAGATCCAGCTTGGATCCGTTGGCGTGCAGATAAAATCACTGCTGTTGCTGCCCAACTTTTCCATACTGTCAAGGCTCTTAAACCCAGGTGTCTAGTGTCCCTCGCTCCCAATCCGTACCAGTTTTCCTACGAAAACTATTTGCAAGACTGGGCTACTTGGGAGCGCCAGGGATTAGTCGAAGAGCTGA
This genomic interval carries:
- a CDS encoding family 10 glycosylhydrolase, giving the protein DWITSRRDGSQIVMEGVHPRVWLNPFHPQVQQFIVAAIAELVTNYDIDGIQLDDHFGLPVDLGYDPFTVALYRQEHGGQSPPSNSQDPAWIRWRADKITAVAAQLFHTVKALKPRCLVSLAPNPYQFSYENYLQDWATWERQGLVEELIVQIYRNDMERFVSELNAPELQAAKQHIPVAIGILTGLKNRTIPTEQIQQQVETVRSYNLAGVSFFFYETLGNRDYLFQAMFAQRASRPSITDQ